The following coding sequences lie in one Vigna radiata var. radiata cultivar VC1973A unplaced genomic scaffold, Vradiata_ver6 scaffold_91, whole genome shotgun sequence genomic window:
- the LOC106753056 gene encoding uncharacterized protein LOC106753056, with amino-acid sequence MFIIPPLIYKITITLSHQLLPIFIKISESSTIALLVYVDHIVLASNNVAEIETITSLLDHAFKIMNLGYLRYFLGLEVARNNSEIRLSQHKYTLDILTDCGMLTSLPVAMPMDYTARLSTSSGTPLPDSSSYRLLLGRLIYLTTTRPDISYVVHHLSQFMLAPAHSQATFRILRYLKQAPGLGLFFAANSSL; translated from the exons ATGTTCATCATCCCCCCTCTTATCTACAAGATTACCATCACTCTTTCACATCAACTTCTACCAATCTTCATCAAG ATTTCTGAGTCATCTACTATAGCTCTTCTTGTGTATGTAGACCATATTGTTCTTGCTAGCAACAACGTTGCAGAAATTGAAACTATTACAAGCCTCCTTGATCATGCCTTTAAGATAATGAATCTTGGTTATCTCAGATATTTTTTGGGCCTTGAAGTTGCCCGAAACAACTCTGAAATTCGTCTCTCTCAACACAAGTACACTCTTGACATTTTGACAGATTGTGGTATGTTAACATCTCTCCCTGTTGCCATGCCAATGGATTACACTGCTCGACTTTCCACTTCATCTGGCACACCACTTCCTGATTCTTCCTCCTATCGTCTGCTTCTTGGACGCTTAATCTATCTCACTACCACTCGCCCCGATATCTCCTATGTTGTGCATCATCTCAGCCAATTTATGTTAGCTCCTGCACATTCTCAAGCAACCTTTCGCATTTTACGATATCTGAAGCAAGCTCCTGGTTTAGGCCTATTTTTCGCAGCTAATAGTTCTCTCTAA
- the LOC106753057 gene encoding uncharacterized protein LOC106753057: MERIYDAKRCVEENRLAFTEYLLTGEAGHWWSSTKMLLEDEHILITWEIFKKRFYEDYFPNSVRFAKEVEFLQLVQGGMTVSEYANRFKQLMRFYTMRMSEEWQCRKFENGLREDLKPVNASHCIQKFLALVERAKVLEKNLMDAERRKKQQQPSSKGPIFSRKNPGPRATPYSRSMSSSGPSALTVRPVNYAKPSSQPGNMSCFICGGPHYKNDCPRQGNVRFCVRCNRNGHWKKDCNMGNRALSRPPHVGIFQHSGGRAQATGRVYAIRGTEASSAGNLITSTCLLYGMPCCVLFDSGATHSFISKACVDRLGLAEREMQLDLVVSTPTAGEVRTSTVCVRCPIEVEGYKFKVNFICLPL; this comes from the coding sequence ATGGAGAGGATTTATGACGCCAAAAGGTGTGTAGAGGAGAATCGTCTGGCGTTCACGGAATATCTGTTAACCGGAGAGGCCGGTCATTGGTGGAGTAGTACCAAGATGCTGTTGGAAGATGAACACATCCTTATCACTTGGGAAATATTCAAGAAGAGATTTTATGAGGATTATTTCCCAAATAGTGTCCGGTTTGCCAAAGAGGTGGAGTTCCTTCAGTTAGTACAAGGGGGAATGACGGTGTCTGAGTACGCCAACAGATTTAAGCAACTGATGAGATTTTACACAATGAGGATGAGTGAAGAATGGCAGtgtagaaaatttgaaaatggactgaGAGAAGATTTGAAGCCAGTCAATGCCAGCCATTGTATTCAAAAGTTCCTTGCCTTAGTGGAGAGAGCTAAGGTGTTAGAGAAGAATTTAATGGATGCTGAGAGACGTAAGAAGCAACAACAACCAAGCTCTAAGGGACCTATCTTTTCAAGAAAAAACCCTGGTCCTAGAGCAACCCCTTATTCTCGGTCCATGTCATCCTCGGGTCCTTCAGCTTTGACCGTTCGGCCTGTTAATTATGCCAAACCGTCCAGTCAACCGGGGAACATGAGTTGTTTCATCTGTGGAGGACCCCATTACAAGAACGACTGCCCCAGGCAAGGAAATGTCAGATTCTGCGTCCGGTGCAACAGGAACGGACACTGGAAGAAGGATTGCAATATGGGAAATCGAGCACTCTCAAGACCGCCGCATGTTGGCATATTTCAACATAGTGGTGGCAGAGCTCAAGCAACTGGCCGAGTCTATGCTATCAGAGGAACTGAAGCATCCAGTGCAGGTAACCTCATCACCAGCACTTGCTTATTATATGGAATGCCCTGCTGTGTGTTATTTGATTCGGGGGCAACACATTCCTTCATCTCGAAGGCATGTGTTGATAGACTGGGTTTGGCCGAGAGAGAGATGCAGCTTGATTTGGTAGTGTCAACCCCAACAGCTGGTGAGGTTAGGACGTCTACAGTATGTGTTAGATGCCCTATTGAGGTAGAAGGGTACAAGTTTAAGGTAAACTTTATATGTTTGCCTCTTTAA
- the LOC106753086 gene encoding putative expansin-B2 has product MQVLSYISFVVTFCSLLLNPSHGLNLKLLNESKFQNDEQWNVAAATWYGEPEGAGSDGGACGYAESVEKPPLSKMISAGGSSLFRGGRGCGACYQVKCTERTACSGNPVSLMITDECPGCHLASVHFDMSGTAFGSMATPGKENSLRNVGQLQILYRRIACSFGNSIAFSIDQGANPYYFATAIEYENGDGDLVEVQLKQANSDTWLPMRRSWGSRWALNFGSRMQPPFSIKLTEDENNERNTIVAENVIPSDWKAGLVYRSVVNF; this is encoded by the exons ATGCAAGTTCTTAGTtacatttcttttgttgtaaCATTTTGTTCTCTGCTCCTAAACCCTAGCCATGGTCTCAATCTCAAATTACTTAATGAATCCAAATTTCAGAACGATGAGCAATGGAATGTAGCAGCAGCTACATGGTACGGAGAACCAGAGGGAGCTGGATCTGATG GGGGTGCTTGTGGATATGCTGAGAGTGTGGAGAAACCTCCACTCTCTAAAATGATATCAGCTGGAGGTTCTTCTCTCTTTAGGGGAGGAAGAGGATGTGGAGCTTGTTATCAG GTGAAATGCACAGAAAGGACAGCTTGTTCAGGAAATCCAGTGAGTTTGATGATAACTGATGAATGTCCTGGCTGTCACTTAGCATCAGTCCATTTTGATATGAGTGGCACTGCATTTGGTTCCATGGCAACTCCAGGCAAAGAAAATAGTCTTCGTAACGTTGGACAACTTCAAATTCTATACAGAAG GATCGCATGCTCCTTTGGAAACTCCATAGCCTTTAGCATCGACCAAGGGGCCAACCCATACTATTTTGCAACTGcaatagaatatgaaaatggGGATGGTGACCTTGTGGAGGTTCAACTGAAGCAAGCTAATTCTGACACGTGGCTTCCGATGCGACGTTCATGGGGTTCAAGGTGGGCTTTGAACTTTGGTTCAAGAATGCAACCACCGTTCTCCATTAAGCTCACTgaagatgaaaacaatgaaaggaACACCATTGTGGCAGAAAATGTTATTCCATCTGACTGGAAAGCTGGTCTTGTTTATCGATctgttgttaatttttaa